The Kribbella amoyensis genomic sequence CGCGGCTCGGTGTTCGACCCGAACCCGGTGGTCAGCGAGAAGAACGAGGACCTGACCGACCAGAACGACAAGAACTCCGATGCGTTGTTCCTGGCCCAGAAGAACGTGATCCTGCGCAACCTGGACGGCAGCGGCAAGCTCAACGGCAGCTACGTCAACATCAAGGACGCGAAGGGCGGCCTGGCGCAGAGCAAGACGAACACGTTCGTCTACCAGCGGCAGAACGACAAGTTCGAGCAGGTGATGGCGTACTACCAGGTCAACCAGACCCAGGAGTACATCCACCAGCTCGGCTTCACCGAGGTGAACAACGAGTCGCAGGACTTCTCGATCAACACCTTCGCCGGCGACAACTCGTTCTACGACCCGTCGATCGACCTGATCACGATGGGCGAGGGCGGGGTCGACGACGCCGAGGACGCCGAGGTGATCTGGCACGAGTACGGTCACGCGATCCAGGACGACGTGGTACCCGGCTTCGGTGAATCCCTGCAGGCCGGCTCGATCGGTGAGGGCTTCGGCGACTACTGGGCCGTGACGATGTCGATCCCGGTCAGCAAGGGGTACGACCTGCCCTGCGTGATGGACTGGGACGCCACCTCGTACACCGAGGGCCCGAAGCACTGCCTGCGCCGGACCGACACCGGCAAGACCACGGACGACATCGTCGGCCAGGTGCACGCCGACGGTGAGATCTGGTCGAACGCGCTGTGGGACATCCACCAGGCGCTCGGCCGGAACAAGGCGAACAAGGTGATCCTGCAGGGCACGTTCTTCTACGCGCCGGACACCTCGTTCGCCGACGCGGCCCGGGTCACCGTCCAGGCCGCCCGGCTGCTGTACGGCAAGCCGACCGCCGACCAGGTGACGCAGGCGTTCAAGGCCCGCAAGATCCTGTAACCACGGTTCGGGTCATGCGTCCACGGCTACTGTGGGCGCATGACCTGGAGCACAGTGGACATCCCCACCCTCACCGGACGCCGGGCCCTCGTCACCGGGGCGACCAGCGGCCTCGGCTACGAGACGGCGGCCGAGCTGCTCAGGCACGACGCCACGGTGCTCCTCGCCGCGCGGAACGCGGACAAGGCGGCCGCGACCGCCGACCGGCTCGCCGCGGTCACCGGACGGCCGAGACCCGAGGTGGTCGCTCTCGACCTGGCCGATCTGGACAGCGTCGAGCGCGCCGCGAAGACGGTTGCCGAGCATCACGACCAGCTTGATCTGCTAATCAACAACGCGGGTGTGATGGCGCCGCCGCACCTGGCCACCGCCCAGGGGTACGAGCTGCAGATCGGGACCAACCACCTGGGCCACTTCGCCCTCACGGCCAGGTTGCTGCCGCTGCTCCAGGCGGCCGGCGAACCGCGGGTCGTCACGGTCAGCTCGTTCATGCACAAGACGGTGCGCGGGATCAGCCAGGGCGACTTCCGGGCCGCGAGCGGCTATCGGAAGTGGGACTCGTACGGCAAGTCGAAGCTCGCGAACGTGCTCTTCACGCTCGAGCTCGACCGCCGCGCCCGGGCCGCCGGTTCGCACCTGCTCAGCCTCGCCGCCCACCCCGGGTACGCGTCCACCCATCTGCAGACGGCCGGTCCCGTGCTGGCCGGGAACGCGCTGGAGGCGCGGGTGATCGGTGGCTTCACCAAGCTCGTTGCCCAGTCTGCCGCGGCCGGCGCCTGGCCGAGTCTGTACGCGGCCACGGCGCCCGAGGTCCGCCCTGGCGCCTTCTACGGGCCGAGCTTCTTCGAGTACCGCGGCGCGCCGAAGGAAGTCACCCCGACCCGGACCGCCCGTGACCCCGAACTGGCCCGGCGGCTCTGGGAGTGGACCGTCGAGGCCACCGGCGTCGACGCCTTCTGACGCACCGTACTCCACTAGTGACACCGGGCAGCTTCGTGGTTACTGTGCAGTAATCGCCGAAGCCCCGGAGGTTCACCGTGCGCAGACTCGCCCCGGTCGTCGCAGCAGTTCTCGCCTTCACCGTCGTCACGCCGATCGCCGAGACCCAAGCCCAGACCGCGGCGGGCTTCAGTACGGCGTACCAGCGCATCCCCGGGGACGGTGGCTCGCAGCTCGGTGCGGTCGTGCTCACGCCGACGGGTCAGGGCGAGGGACCGTTTCCGCTGGTCGTGATGCCGTCCAGCTGGGGCGTGCCCAATGTCGAGTACGTCGGGCAGGGGGCGAAGCTGGCGACGGCGGGATTCCAGGTGATCTCGTACTCGAGTCGCGGGTTCTGGGACTCGGGCGGCGGCATCGACATCGCCGGGCCGCCGACCGTGGCCGACGTGAGCAAGGTGATCGACTGGGCCGACGAGTACACGCCGGCCGACACGGACCGGGTCGCCGCTGTCGGCATCTCGTACGGCGCGGGCGTGTCCTTGCTCGCGGGTGCGCGGGACGACCGGATCAAGGCGGTCGGCGCGCTGAGTGGCTGGGCCGACCTGATCGGCTCGCTGAATCCGAACGACAGCGTCGCGCTGCAGGCGGTCGCGGGCCTGCTTGCTCTTGGCAACGTCACCGGCCGGCCGGGTCCGGAGATGCGGTCGCTGCAGACGAAGTTCCTCACCGGCGACTACGACGGCGCGATCGCGGACGCGCGGCAGCTGTCCCCGGTCCGGTCGGCGGCCACGGTCGTCGACGAGACCAACCGGAACCGGCCGGCCGTGTTCCTCGCGAGCGCGTTCGAGGACTCGATCTTCCCGCCGACCCAGTACACCGACTTCTTCACCCGGCTGACCGGTCCGAAACGGCTGCTTCTGGCGCACGGGGATCACGCGACCCCCGAGGCGACCGGCGGGATCGGGCTCCCGAACGAGACGTGGGACAAGCTCGTGCCCTGGTTGCGGCAGCACCTGACCGGGACGGGTGGCGACGACGGTGCCGCGGTCCAGGTGAAGGACCAGCGCGGCGTCTGGCGGGGATACCCGAACTGGGCGGCGGTCGGCGAACAGCGCACGTCGTACCTGTCGAAGCCGGTCGGCCTGTCGCGTACCGGCGGGCTGCAGGGGCAGGCGTCGACGGGATGGAGCAACCGGATCGGAGCGGGCGTACCCACACGCGCGGACAGCGGTGTCGCCCTCGTCTCGGGTGCGTTGCAAGGGTTGCTGTCGATCCCGACCGGGGTCGCCACGCCGTTGGTGGATCGCTCGTTCGCCGGGGTGTGGGCCGGACCGGTCTACCAACAAGGGGCCGTGGTCAACGGTGCGCCTCGGTTGCACGTGACCGTCACGCCGAGCGCGCGGGACACGTCGCTGTTCGCCTACCTGTACGACGTGGACGCGCTGGGCGTCGGGTCGTTGGTCACACACAAGCCGTACACGGTGCGCGGGGCAACACCTGGCAAGGCGGTTCCGCTGGACTTCCGGCTCGAGGCGACCAGTTGGCAGGTGGCGGCCGGGCATCGGCTGGTCCTCGTCGTCGACACGGTGGATCCGCGGTACCTCGGCCGCAGTGCGCTCGGCTCGTCGGTCAGTTTCAGCTCGCCCGCAGGAGACCCAGCCTGGCTCAGCGTGCCGATCGCATGACGTCACGCCGCACCTTCCTCGGACTCGGCGCGACCGCGGTCGGCACCGCGATCGTCGGCGCCCCGACCGCCCGAGCCGCCGAAAGCCAGACCCTGTACATCGGCGCCTACGCCCCGGGGGGCCTCGGCGTCGCCACCTACGACCCCGCGTCCGGCATGATCACCTCCACAGGTGTCCTCGCCGGCGTCGCGGAGCCGTCGCTCCTGATCGGCACGGACCGCTTCCTCTACGCCGTCAACGAGCAACCCGACGGCGGCGTAACGGCGATCGCAGTCGATGCCCCAGGCAAACTCCGGATCCTGAATCGCCAACCCACCGGTGGTTCCGCGCCCTGCCACCTCGCCCTGGTAGCCAAGGGCAACTACCTGCTGAGTGCGAACTACGGTTCGGGCGACGTCGCCGTACACCCGGTGAACGCGGACGGCAGCCTCGGCGAGCGGACCGATCTGGTCCAGCACGAAGGCGCCGCGCCACACGCTCATCAGGTGGTCGAGGATCCGGCCGGCGAGTACGTCCTGGCCGTGGATCTCGGCACCGACTCGGTCTACACCTACGAGCTCTCCACAGCGGGCAAGCTCGCGCTCCAAGCGACGGCCACGATGAACGAAGGCGCCGGACCGCGGCACCTCGCGTTCCACCCGTCGGGCGTGTACGCCTATGTCGCGAATGAGCTGGACAGCACGATCACGATCTGCGGGTACGACGCCGGCCGGCTGACCCCGGGGACGTCGCTGCCGACGACGCCACCGGGCGCGCCGCAGAACTATCCGGGCGAGGTGCTCGTGTCGCCGGACGGCCGGTTCGTGTACCTGACGAACCGCGGTCACAACAGCATCGCCGTGTTCGCGGTCGAAGCCGGGGGAGCGGAGCTGCGGTTGGTGGACACCCCGTCCTGCGGCGGCGACTGGCCCCGGCATTGCGGACTCGACAAGTCCGGCGCGCTGCTGTTCGTCGCGAACCAACGGTCGAACACGATCACCACCTTTCACAGAAACCAACAGACCGGAACTCTGACTCCGGCGGCCGAGTTCAGTACGCCGGTCCCGGCCTGCACGCTCAGCCGGTCGGGCCGCTGATTTCGAGGCCGGTCCCGTGCTCCCGAAAGGGCGCGGGACCGGCACCGTCGGCGGTATCGTGCGCCGAAAGCGTGGGGGGAATCGCGCTCGAACTCCGAGGGGGAATCGGATGAGGGGGAGAACAAGGCTGACCGCTGCCCTGATCGCGGGGCTGGCGATCATCGGCACCGCACCGGCCACAGCGGCTACCGCGGCACTTCCGAAGAACGGGGACGTGGTCTTCGTGTCGAACGGGAGCCTGCTGGCCATCCAGGCAGGGAGTACCGGGACGCGCACCGTACTGCCGTCGGACGGGATCCGGCCGAAGCACTCGCCGGACGGCCGGCGGCTCGCGTTCGTACGGCCCGAGCAGAACCCGGGCAATCCGCAACAGGTGGACGGGATCTACCTGCGCACCCTGGCCACCGGCGCCGAGCAACGCATCTACCAGTACCCGTGGACGAGCAACAAGCACGCGCTCGCGTGGTCGCCGGACGCGGGCTCGCTGGTCGTGTCGGACGGGGCCAAACTGGATCGGATCACCCTCGCGACCGGTGCCGTCTCGACCATCTGGACGGCGCCGGCGGGAACCGTGGTCGACGCGCCGGCCTGGTCGCCGGACGGCAGCCGGATCGCGTTCAGCACCGGGAACACGATCAAGCTGGTCCACCCCGACGGCAGCAACCTGCGCACCTTGACGGCGAGCCCGGCCGGCGTGCTGAACAACTACCCGGACTGGTCGCCGGACTCGCAGAAGATCGCCTTCGTCACCAACCGGTACCGCGGGTCGTACCGGAGCGAGCTGGTCACGTTGCCGCGGAGTGGGGCGGGGGAGCCGTACCGGGTGAGCTTCCGCGCGTATCCGAACGGGATCTTCTTCAACGGCGTCGCGTGGTCGCCGGACGGGCTGAAGATCGCGGCGATGCAGTTCAACCGGGACGCGCTGCCGGACGAGGTGGACAGCGACGAACGGTTCAAGGTCCGGGCGTACCTGCCGGACGGGTCGTACAGCTACACGCTGGTCGGGCCGATCGTCGGTGACGACGGGCCCGAGGGACTCGACTGGGCGCCCCGGGTGTCCTGATTCCGTACCGTCCGCGGGCCGGGCTGGTGCGGCCCGGCGCGCGGGCGGAATTCGGGATGCGAAGTGGTCGGCGAGGACGGATGCTGGAAGAGCCGACCAGGGAGGACCCCCATGACAGCTCCCAGCCGCGTACTCGCACCACGTTCCACCGTCCGGTTCCGTCCGCCCCACTTCGGGCTGGGCGGCGCACCGCTCGGCCGCCTGCCCGCGGACGTCGAGGGGGAGCGGGCCGCGACGAACACCGTCGCCGCGGCGTACCGGGCCGGGCTCCGCTTCTTCGACACAGCCCCGTGGTTCGGCGACGGACGGGCGGAGGCCCGTCTTGGGACCGCGCTGGCCGGATCCCCGCGAGCCGAGTTCCTGGTCTCGACCAAGGTCGGGGGTGACCTGACCGCTGATGAGGTCCGGCGATCGCTGGACGCGAGCCTGGGTCGGTTGGGCACGTCATTCGTCGACCTCGTGCTCGTGGCCGAGCCGGGTGAGCGGGCCCTGGTCGAGATCTGCCCGGTGCTGCAGGAACTTCGCAGCCAGGGTGTCATTGGCGCGATAGGGGCCGAGAGCAAGGACTGGCGCCGACTCGAGACGTTCGCCCGCGACACCGAGCCGGACGCCGTCCAGCTCGACGGCGGGTACTCCCTGCTCGACCGGACCGCGGCACCGCTGCTCGACCTGTGCGCGGAGCGAGGGATCAGCGCGATCGTGGCCGGGGCCCTGTCCTCGGGTGCGCTCTCGTCCGGTGGGCCGGTGATCTCCGGATCGGGGACCGCGGCGCCGTCCGTCCTGGAGGAGATCAGGGCGCGGCGGATCGCGGCGGCGGGCGAGCCGTACGGCGTGTCGCTGCCGCAGCTCGCGGTCGCGTTCCCGAGCCGGCATCCCGCGGTGACGTCGGTCCTGGTCGAAGCGGGCAGCCCGGCCGAGATCCGCGCCGACGCGGCCCTGGTCCGCCGGCCGATCCCGGCCCAGCTCTGGGACGACCCCGACCTCACCGCCCTCCTGACCGGCCCCTGACCGAGGCGCTTGACCGAGGCGCTTGACCGAGGCGCTTGACCGAGGTGCTTGACCGAGGTGCTTGACCGAGGTGCTTGACCGAAGCGCACCGACGGAAGCATCTGACCGAAGCGTCTGACCACTGCTCCTGATCGAAGCCGGGGCGGCGAGCGAGGTGGTGGGCGGGATCACCAGCGTCCGGTGACCCCGGCCACCACCTTCGGCCGGCTGGCTGGCTACTCTGAAACTCAGGTCCGCCGTTCTTGGCCGGACCCCGGACGAGGGCGCCGTACCCGGTCGACGCAAAGACGGCGCTGAGCCCCTGGAGGGGCGTACGCGATGCACGCAGTCGACATTCTCGAGATCGTCGGGGCGATCACCATCCTGATCGCCTTCACCGCTTCCCAGACGGGCCGCCTGGCGACCAAGACCCGCAGCTACCAGCTGCTCAACCTGGTCGGCTCGGCGGTGCTGGCCGCGATCGCCCTCGTCCAGGCGTCCTGGGGCTTCCTGCTGCTGGAAGGGACCTGGGCTGTAGTCAGCCTGTTCGGCCTGATCGCCGTCCTCCGCCGCAAACCCGAGCCGACCCTCCAGCACTGAGCCGACCCTCCAGCACTGAGCCGGAGCCCAGTCCTGAGCCGAGGCCCAGGACTGGACCGAAGCCCAGGACCGGTCAGAAGCGGTCGGCGGGATCGGCCGGTGTGCCGGGGCTGTCGGGCGTACCGGTCGGGGCCGGGCGGGTGCCGGTCCCGGTCGGGCTCGGGGTCTGGCCCGGGCTGGTCTGGCTCGGGCTGCTGCTCGGCCCCTGCGTCGGCGAGCCCGTCGTCCCGGGCGGCGGCGTCGTCGGGGTGATCGTCACGGTGGCCGTGCCGTTCGTGTTCGGCGGGATCACCGGGCCCGGGTCGACCTCGGGCGCGTTGCGGAACAACAGCCACGCGATCAGGACCGCGAGCGCCATGATCAGCGCCATCGCCAGCAGGGACAGCATCAGCGCCACTCGCGAGGCCGGACGCAGGACCGCGGGCCAGGGCAGCGGCCAGATCCGGAACAGGCCCGGGCGGCGGCGGTTCTCCCAATGGTGCCGGAAGTCCGGGCCCCGGAGGCGGCCGAGCTGCGGAATCCGGTCCATCAGGACGGCGGAGAGCACGTCCTCGCCGCGCCGCTCGGCAATCGAGCGTTCGTCCGTCGCCGAACTCGACCCGTCGTCCTCGCGGACCGGTCCCAGTGCGACCCAGAGCGCCAGGTCGTCGTCGTCCGCGTCGTTGTGCGCGAGCACCGCGGACCCGGGCAGCTCGTCGACCGCGGTGACGAACCGGTCCCGCGCGGCGGCGTCGTCCGCGGACCCCTCGGTCATCATCGCGATCACGGCCCCGCGGCCGTCATCGGTCCTCGCGACGTACAGGTAGCCGGCCGCGTTCGCACCGAGCCGCCCGCGCAACCAGTACTCGCCGACGCGCGGCGGGTCCTCCGGCTGCAGCGGCAGTGCGTCCGGCACCAACCGCGGCGGCGCACCCTCTGTGGGGGTGGCCGGCGGCGCGGCGGGCTGGGATTCGGTCGCGGTCATCAGCACCAATCCCACCACATGACCGGTAACACTGTCCCCCAACCCAGCCCGAACCCCGCCGACCTCACCAGTCCGCCGCGCCCCACCCGTACCCCGCCCGGCCCACCGCCGGCCCGCCGGAACCGCGCTCCCGGGCCCGGTCGGGACGCATGGGGATTTGCGCGGACGGGGAGGATGGGATGCGGGACCGGGCGGGGCGTGCCGTGCGCGGACCCGGAGATCTGATGGAATGGCAGGTGTTCGCGACCGTACATGGTCCTTCGGGACCCCGGAAGGACAGGCATGACCGAAACCACTGTGCCGGCAGGGTCTGTGGCCCAGCAGTCCCACCTGGTCAGTGAGGCGATCAACGAGGTCAAACGTGTGATCGTCGGCCAGGAGCACATGGTCGAGACGCTGATGGTCTCGCTGCTGGCCAAGGGCCACTGCCTGCTCGAGGGTGTGCCGGGGGTCGCCAAGACGCTCGCGGTCCGGACCTTCGCCTCGGTGGTCGGCGGGACGTTCGCCCGGATCCAGTTCACCCCGGACCTGGTGCCGTCCGACATCGTCGGCACCCGGATCTACCGGCAGACCCGGGAGACGTTCGACATCGAGCTCGGCCCGACGTTCGTGAACTTCGTGCTCGCCGACGAGATCAACCGGGCCCCGGCCAAGGTGCAGTCGGCGATGCTGGAGCTGATGGCCGAGCGGCAGGTGTCGATCGGCGGCCAGACCTTCCCGATGCCGAAGCCGTTCATCGTGATCGCGACCCAGAACCCGATCGAGTCCGAGGGCGTGTACCCGTTGCCCGAGGCGCAGCGGGACCGCTTCCTGGTCAAGATCGACGTACCGCACCCGCGCGGGCACGAGGAGTTCGAGATCCTCCGCCGGATGAGCGTGGACCCGCCGCAGCCGCGCCAGGTGCTCAAGCCCGAGACGATCCTGGAGCTGCAGCGCTCGGCCGAGCAGGTGTTCGTGCACAACCTGGTCGCCGAGTACGCGGTCCGGCTGGTGATGGCGACCCGGACGCCGACCGATTTCCACCTGCCCGACCTGGAGCCGATCATCGAGCTCGGCGTCAGCCCGCGGGCCACCCTGGGCCTGATCGCGGCCGGTCGCGCGCTCGCGCTGATCCACGGCCGCGACTATCTGCTGCCGAGCGACATCCAGACCGTCGCCCTGGACGTGATGGGGCACCGGCTCGGCCTCACCTTCGACGCGATCGCGGACAACATCGACCCGCGCGCCGTGGTCGAGCGCATCCTGGCCACCGTGCCGCCGCCGCAGCCGGTCTGGCGGGACGGCAACGACGGCTCCGGACGCCCGGAGTTCGTCTAGTGCGCGGCTGCCCACCACCGACCGGTACGGCGCGCTGATGGCGAACCGACCGGACCCACGGGCTGCGATGACGATCTCGCAGCTCGCCCCGGAACGCGCGCTGCGCCGGCTCGAACTCACCGTCGTCCGGCGCCTCGAGGGGTACCTGCACGGTGAGCACCTCGGCCTGTTGCCGGGACCGGGGACCGAGCTGGCCGAGGCCCGCGAGTACCAGGTCGGCGACGACGTCCGCCGGATGGACTGGGCCGTCACCGCCCGGACCACGATGCCGCACGTCCGCGACCTGATCGCGGACCGTGAGCTGGAGACCTGGGCGCTGGTCGACCTGTCCGCGTCGATGGACTTCGGCACCACCCAGCTGGAGAAGCGGGAACTGGCCGTGGCCGCGGTCGCGACCGTCGGCTTCCTGACCCACCGGCTCGGCGACCGCTTCGGTGGACTGATGCTGCGCGACTCGGCGTTGCGCCGCTGGCCGGCCCGCTCGGGACGACTCGCGCTGTACGGGCTGTTGCGGGCGTTGCTCGCGGAGAAGGACCACGGCGAGCAGCAGGCGCGCAGCGACCTGGCCGGGGCGCTGGAGTCGATGGCGCGGACCCAGCGCAAGCGGGGACTGCGGGTGGTCGTGTCCGACTTCCTCACCCCTGAGGACGGCGAGACCGACAGCCGGGCGGAGCCGTCCTGGGAGCGCGCGATGCGCAAGCTCACCGTCCAGCACCAGGTGCTCGCCGTCGAGATCGTCGACCCGCGCGAGCTCGAACTGCCGAACATCGGTGTCGTCATGATCGGCGACCCGGAGACCGGCGCGATCCGCGAGCTCGACACCCGCAAGCGCCGCGTCCGCGAGGAGTACGCCGCGGCCGCGCTCGCGCAGCGGGAACGGACCAGGACCGCCCTGCGTAGGGTAGGAGCGGGACACCTGGTTCTGCGGACCGACCGTGACTGGGTGGCCGACACCGTGCGGTTCGTGCTCGCGTACCGCCGAGTCGCCCCCCGCCTGCACCAACCGCCGAAGGGAGTGGCTCGCTGATGGAGTTCCTGTCTCCGGCCAGACTGTGGTTCCTGCTGCTGATTCCGCTGGTCGTCGCAGCGTACGTCTACCTGCAACACCGGCGCGCGCAGTACGCCCTGCGCTTCACCAACATCGCGTTGCTGGACCGGGTCGCGCCGCGGCGTCCGCAGTGGCGGCGGCACGTGGCCGTCGTACTGGCGTTGCTGGCCGCGGCCTCCTGCATCGTGGCGTTCGCGCAGCCGAAGGACGAGGTGAAGGTGCCGCGGGAGCGGGCCACCATCGTGGTCGCGATCGACGTGTCGCTGTCGATGATGGCGACCGACGTCGACCCGAACCGGCTCGAAGCCGCGAAGAAGTCGGCGAAGAACTTCGTCAACCAGCTGCCGTCCAAGTTCAACGTCTCGCTGGTCAGCTTCGCGGGGACGGCGTCGATCATCGTCCCGCCGACCACCGACCGGGCCACCGTGCAGCGCTCGATCGACGGGCTGGAGCTGGCCGAGTCGACGGCGACCGGTGAGGGCATCTTCACCTCGCTGCAGGCGCTGACCCAGGTCCCGCCGGACCCGGAGCACCCGAACGACCCGGCCCCCGCCCGCATCGTGCTGCTGTCCGACGGCAAGCGGACCGTCGGGCGGACCGCGCAGGAAGGTGCGCAGGCAGCCAAGTCGAAGAACACCCCGGTGTACACGATCACCTTCGGTACCGACTCGGGCTTCATCGAGATGGACGGCATCCGCCAGCGCGTTCCCCCGGACCGCGCCGAGCTGCGCAGCGTCGCCGAGATCACCGACGGCCAGGCGTACACGGCGGAGTCCGCGGGCGAGCTGGAGGACGTCTACAAGGACATCGGCAGCTCGGTCGGCTACGACAAGGTCGACAAGGAGGTCACCTCGCGGTTCGCCGGGATCGCGATGCTGCTGACCCTGGCCGCCGCCGGAGCCTGTATCGCGCTGGCCTCCAGGTTCCCGTAGGACCCGGGGCCGGCGGTCCCGGGCCGGCGAACCGTTCGTCAAGCCTTCGTCACGGCTCGCCCTGGCCGGCCTGGACGGCCCGCTGACCGTGGGAGGCTTGGTGGATGAGGTTCCTGGTGCTGGGCCCGGTGCGGATCCTGGCTCGTGCCGGGGAGCCGGTCGGCTCGTCGATCCAGCGCCAGCTGGTCAGCCTGTTGCTGTCCCGCGCGGGCCGTCCGGTCCCCGCCGAGGTCCTCGCCGACGAGCTGTGGCCGGGTGAGGGTGCCCCGCTGCCGCGGCTGCAGACCCAGGTCCACCGGCTGCGCAAGGTCCTGGACGACCCCGAGCGGATCGAGCACGAGCAGGGCACGTACCGGCTGCGGCCCCGCCCCGGTGAGCACGACGCCGAGCGGTTCGAGCGACTCCACGGGGACGGGCTGCAGGCGCTCGCGGCCAACGACCCACAGACCGCCCGGGACCTGCTCCGCGAAGCCGTCGAGCTCTGGCGCGGACCGGCGTACGCGGACGTCGACCTGCCGTCGGTCCGGGCCGAGGCGGCTCGGCTGGACGAGCTGCGGGTGGACACCCTCGAGGCGATGTACGACGCCGAGCTGGCGACCGGGAGTACGCCGACGGCCGAGCTGAAGCGGCTCACCGAGGA encodes the following:
- a CDS encoding aldo/keto reductase, with the translated sequence MTAPSRVLAPRSTVRFRPPHFGLGGAPLGRLPADVEGERAATNTVAAAYRAGLRFFDTAPWFGDGRAEARLGTALAGSPRAEFLVSTKVGGDLTADEVRRSLDASLGRLGTSFVDLVLVAEPGERALVEICPVLQELRSQGVIGAIGAESKDWRRLETFARDTEPDAVQLDGGYSLLDRTAAPLLDLCAERGISAIVAGALSSGALSSGGPVISGSGTAAPSVLEEIRARRIAAAGEPYGVSLPQLAVAFPSRHPAVTSVLVEAGSPAEIRADAALVRRPIPAQLWDDPDLTALLTGP
- a CDS encoding AAA family ATPase, which codes for MTETTVPAGSVAQQSHLVSEAINEVKRVIVGQEHMVETLMVSLLAKGHCLLEGVPGVAKTLAVRTFASVVGGTFARIQFTPDLVPSDIVGTRIYRQTRETFDIELGPTFVNFVLADEINRAPAKVQSAMLELMAERQVSIGGQTFPMPKPFIVIATQNPIESEGVYPLPEAQRDRFLVKIDVPHPRGHEEFEILRRMSVDPPQPRQVLKPETILELQRSAEQVFVHNLVAEYAVRLVMATRTPTDFHLPDLEPIIELGVSPRATLGLIAAGRALALIHGRDYLLPSDIQTVALDVMGHRLGLTFDAIADNIDPRAVVERILATVPPPQPVWRDGNDGSGRPEFV
- a CDS encoding lactonase family protein; translated protein: MTSRRTFLGLGATAVGTAIVGAPTARAAESQTLYIGAYAPGGLGVATYDPASGMITSTGVLAGVAEPSLLIGTDRFLYAVNEQPDGGVTAIAVDAPGKLRILNRQPTGGSAPCHLALVAKGNYLLSANYGSGDVAVHPVNADGSLGERTDLVQHEGAAPHAHQVVEDPAGEYVLAVDLGTDSVYTYELSTAGKLALQATATMNEGAGPRHLAFHPSGVYAYVANELDSTITICGYDAGRLTPGTSLPTTPPGAPQNYPGEVLVSPDGRFVYLTNRGHNSIAVFAVEAGGAELRLVDTPSCGGDWPRHCGLDKSGALLFVANQRSNTITTFHRNQQTGTLTPAAEFSTPVPACTLSRSGR
- a CDS encoding M4 family metallopeptidase, yielding MTKRVDRRKAVAAVTAGLVAVTLGISYTSVAGAAPASSTAVAADAVPANLKLIRTKSSLLGKHYWYQQTFKGLPVVNGYYAKHVDKAGQVLQVADGRDAVPADLDVSAKVPSATATKSANDTVSARAARTRIAGPNKNVTPAPTATSGAAQLAVVGGPNARLVWNVTSRSAEGVTRSLVDAKSGSVVESKVISDNVDGRGSVFDPNPVVSEKNEDLTDQNDKNSDALFLAQKNVILRNLDGSGKLNGSYVNIKDAKGGLAQSKTNTFVYQRQNDKFEQVMAYYQVNQTQEYIHQLGFTEVNNESQDFSINTFAGDNSFYDPSIDLITMGEGGVDDAEDAEVIWHEYGHAIQDDVVPGFGESLQAGSIGEGFGDYWAVTMSIPVSKGYDLPCVMDWDATSYTEGPKHCLRRTDTGKTTDDIVGQVHADGEIWSNALWDIHQALGRNKANKVILQGTFFYAPDTSFADAARVTVQAARLLYGKPTADQVTQAFKARKIL
- a CDS encoding DUF58 domain-containing protein — protein: MANRPDPRAAMTISQLAPERALRRLELTVVRRLEGYLHGEHLGLLPGPGTELAEAREYQVGDDVRRMDWAVTARTTMPHVRDLIADRELETWALVDLSASMDFGTTQLEKRELAVAAVATVGFLTHRLGDRFGGLMLRDSALRRWPARSGRLALYGLLRALLAEKDHGEQQARSDLAGALESMARTQRKRGLRVVVSDFLTPEDGETDSRAEPSWERAMRKLTVQHQVLAVEIVDPRELELPNIGVVMIGDPETGAIRELDTRKRRVREEYAAAALAQRERTRTALRRVGAGHLVLRTDRDWVADTVRFVLAYRRVAPRLHQPPKGVAR
- a CDS encoding CBU_0592 family membrane protein, whose protein sequence is MHAVDILEIVGAITILIAFTASQTGRLATKTRSYQLLNLVGSAVLAAIALVQASWGFLLLEGTWAVVSLFGLIAVLRRKPEPTLQH
- a CDS encoding oxidoreductase, with the protein product MTWSTVDIPTLTGRRALVTGATSGLGYETAAELLRHDATVLLAARNADKAAATADRLAAVTGRPRPEVVALDLADLDSVERAAKTVAEHHDQLDLLINNAGVMAPPHLATAQGYELQIGTNHLGHFALTARLLPLLQAAGEPRVVTVSSFMHKTVRGISQGDFRAASGYRKWDSYGKSKLANVLFTLELDRRARAAGSHLLSLAAHPGYASTHLQTAGPVLAGNALEARVIGGFTKLVAQSAAAGAWPSLYAATAPEVRPGAFYGPSFFEYRGAPKEVTPTRTARDPELARRLWEWTVEATGVDAF
- a CDS encoding PD40 domain-containing protein encodes the protein MRGRTRLTAALIAGLAIIGTAPATAATAALPKNGDVVFVSNGSLLAIQAGSTGTRTVLPSDGIRPKHSPDGRRLAFVRPEQNPGNPQQVDGIYLRTLATGAEQRIYQYPWTSNKHALAWSPDAGSLVVSDGAKLDRITLATGAVSTIWTAPAGTVVDAPAWSPDGSRIAFSTGNTIKLVHPDGSNLRTLTASPAGVLNNYPDWSPDSQKIAFVTNRYRGSYRSELVTLPRSGAGEPYRVSFRAYPNGIFFNGVAWSPDGLKIAAMQFNRDALPDEVDSDERFKVRAYLPDGSYSYTLVGPIVGDDGPEGLDWAPRVS
- a CDS encoding CocE/NonD family hydrolase; translated protein: MRRLAPVVAAVLAFTVVTPIAETQAQTAAGFSTAYQRIPGDGGSQLGAVVLTPTGQGEGPFPLVVMPSSWGVPNVEYVGQGAKLATAGFQVISYSSRGFWDSGGGIDIAGPPTVADVSKVIDWADEYTPADTDRVAAVGISYGAGVSLLAGARDDRIKAVGALSGWADLIGSLNPNDSVALQAVAGLLALGNVTGRPGPEMRSLQTKFLTGDYDGAIADARQLSPVRSAATVVDETNRNRPAVFLASAFEDSIFPPTQYTDFFTRLTGPKRLLLAHGDHATPEATGGIGLPNETWDKLVPWLRQHLTGTGGDDGAAVQVKDQRGVWRGYPNWAAVGEQRTSYLSKPVGLSRTGGLQGQASTGWSNRIGAGVPTRADSGVALVSGALQGLLSIPTGVATPLVDRSFAGVWAGPVYQQGAVVNGAPRLHVTVTPSARDTSLFAYLYDVDALGVGSLVTHKPYTVRGATPGKAVPLDFRLEATSWQVAAGHRLVLVVDTVDPRYLGRSALGSSVSFSSPAGDPAWLSVPIA